In Candidatus Margulisiibacteriota bacterium, the following are encoded in one genomic region:
- a CDS encoding DUF2271 domain-containing protein has product MKNIIALSLLLMLLNSFSLSLAATNRLELATNIKAKGKRIRVLVDKGAAWSHKYGFLFVGLDLGPQLAVWTEDTYGNYMETLYVTKFWSGRKEALPYWRQRIDQKHPEYIDAVTGATQMKDWTLTSRLGKEQDTIVVKAELNNSFDYNKYFTKENSGVNGQPSVVYAATVDIYDREKPYTMKLVGCGSLDGSDGLLHPETSKLTSAKEIIKSLTVEMF; this is encoded by the coding sequence ATGAAAAATATCATCGCGCTTTCATTGTTATTAATGCTGCTTAACTCGTTCAGCCTCTCATTGGCGGCAACAAACCGACTGGAACTGGCGACAAATATAAAGGCCAAAGGAAAAAGGATCAGGGTCCTGGTCGATAAAGGGGCAGCCTGGTCGCATAAATACGGCTTTTTGTTCGTCGGGCTCGACCTTGGCCCTCAGCTGGCGGTCTGGACAGAAGATACTTATGGCAACTACATGGAAACTCTGTATGTCACTAAATTTTGGAGCGGACGGAAAGAAGCGCTTCCCTACTGGAGACAGCGGATCGACCAAAAGCATCCGGAATATATTGACGCCGTTACTGGCGCAACTCAAATGAAAGATTGGACCTTGACCTCAAGACTGGGAAAAGAGCAGGACACCATCGTCGTTAAAGCTGAGCTCAATAATTCTTTTGACTACAACAAGTATTTCACCAAAGAGAACTCAGGTGTCAATGGCCAGCCCTCTGTAGTTTATGCCGCCACGGTCGACATTTACGACCGGGAAAAACCATACACCATGAAACTGGTCGGTTGCGGCAGCCTGGATGGCAGCGACGGATTGCTACACCCGGAAACCAGCAAATTAACCTCCGCCAAAGAGATCATCAAAAGCCTGACCGTTGAAATGTTTTAA
- a CDS encoding protein kinase family protein — MVTKTGLSTMVYRSAKAALALSLARLRSAGKPQATLAARAEQIFLPFRKDLAGKFATDNPESRIIDNKYLATPIYEGTLSKVFAAKPLTGGPLVVIKTGSELFEHLIPLETEALKSIDLPGVVKLISSREGSDPYLAMEFIPGCTLFQLLEQGNLTRREADYLIESILKTAQSLHTAGITHNDFNYHNIMIDLDGEVKVVDFGICSIKFESEEKKLRKIQIDLLMLAKIIMEILDKLPSHPAKALVRGVVNGTHTSRTPFSSALDFITAIKRMSTLFPPAIKHV, encoded by the coding sequence ATGGTCACTAAAACCGGCCTTTCAACCATGGTTTATCGATCGGCTAAAGCAGCCTTAGCCCTTTCCCTGGCGCGCCTAAGATCAGCCGGTAAACCGCAAGCCACTCTGGCGGCCAGAGCAGAGCAGATTTTTCTTCCTTTCAGGAAAGATCTTGCCGGAAAGTTTGCGACAGACAACCCTGAAAGCCGGATAATCGACAACAAATACCTCGCGACCCCAATTTACGAAGGAACGCTCTCGAAAGTTTTTGCCGCGAAACCGCTCACCGGAGGCCCTTTAGTCGTTATTAAAACTGGGAGTGAACTGTTTGAACATTTGATCCCGCTGGAAACAGAAGCATTAAAAAGCATTGATCTGCCTGGCGTGGTCAAGCTTATAAGCTCGCGGGAAGGATCCGATCCATACCTAGCAATGGAATTCATACCCGGATGTACTTTGTTCCAATTGCTTGAACAAGGGAACTTAACTCGCCGTGAAGCGGATTATTTAATTGAATCTATCCTTAAAACAGCGCAAAGCCTCCACACAGCGGGGATCACCCATAACGACTTCAATTATCACAATATTATGATCGATCTGGATGGGGAGGTCAAAGTCGTTGATTTTGGGATTTGCTCGATCAAATTTGAATCAGAAGAAAAGAAATTAAGGAAAATACAAATTGACCTGCTGATGCTTGCCAAAATAATCATGGAAATACTGGACAAGCTCCCGTCACATCCGGCAAAAGCCTTGGTCAGGGGGGTAGTTAACGGCACTCATACATCAAGAACCCCTTTCTCCAGCGCTTTGGACTTTATAACTGCGATCAAACGAATGTCCACCTTGTTTCCCCCAGCTATCAAGCATGTTTAA